Genomic segment of Ignavibacteriales bacterium:
ATCAGCATATCTTAAGGCCGTAGCCGATAAGCTGCATGAGAAAAGATTTGCTAAATCAAGAATTAATTCTTTGGAGAATTTTACTCCTTTACAAAATTCTAGAAAAAGACTTCTAGGAAATAATATTTCAGAAGCAAAAATATTAGCATCGTTTTCCTGTGGTCCGTTCTTATTCCAATTTATAAACGAACTCTCTTCACAAATACTAATATTGTCTTTTCCCTTTTGCAATTCAAAATGCCCAATTTCGTGAGCTATAATAAATCGTTTTTTACCTTTTTCCTTGATGCTTTTGTTAATGATGATTAGTCCATAATTCTTATTATTAATTAACCTTCCTTCGCAACCAAAGAGTTCTTTTTCCTGAATAAGTAGACCTCTATCAAAAGCAATTAACTCTAATTCAATTTCATCTGGTGATGAAATACCATATTCCTGTAGGAT
This window contains:
- a CDS encoding ImmA/IrrE family metallo-endopeptidase encodes the protein MSVVAIAKANIILQEYGISSPDEIELELIAFDRGLLIQEKELFGCEGRLINNKNYGLIIINKSIKEKGKKRFIIAHEIGHFELQKGKDNISICEESSFINWNKNGPQENDANIFASEILFPRSLFLEFCKGVKFSKELILDLANLFSCSLSATALRYADVGNIPIAVIFSQNKQIKWYRCHKDFPFQFVDLRIPVNSYSFAFDYYNKKELPYGPQEIISDAWFTKDFRFKSQRKLFEQNISFPSYNAVLSFVWEM